In the Hordeum vulgare subsp. vulgare chromosome 7H, MorexV3_pseudomolecules_assembly, whole genome shotgun sequence genome, one interval contains:
- the LOC123409003 gene encoding putative cyclin-dependent kinase F-2 — protein sequence MAASAGKKEAAWPLTMARYERLEKLGEGINGEVFKAWDTEDNLIVAVKRLSGSGDDGFIISGLPEVMRESMCLGACRGIPSIVQRRATCVAACQREASDSFIVMDYVGHLNLRGYMQRRVRRRRPFSEDEVRRIMKQLVEGVTAVHAVGVLHLNIKPENVLLDDGTEDRKQKPKKGPVEADVSGELKEDRIVYKIGGFGMSMKGRSKRQPEVTILTPYSAPELLLHSCQYDDRVDTWGLGCIMADLLSDTGVSTFDGESDIDIMAKVFGIVGTEGIKDWSGYSGVASGQKSKLPGGRGISRLRHKFPSRKLSAAGFEVLSGILESNPEKRLTAAEALQKPWFHNCRRGFAGFFKSCVVRVLPEK from the coding sequence ATGGCGGCTTCCGCTGGAAAGAAAGAGGCAGCCTGGCCTCTCACCATGGCGCGGTACGAGCGGCTGGAGAAGCTGGGTGAGGGCATCAACGGTGAAGTGTTCAAGGCGTGGGACACCGAGGACAACCTGATCGTCGCCGTCAAGCGGCTCAGCGGGAGCGGCGACGACGGCTTCATTATTTCCGGCCTGCCGGAGGTCATGCGGGAGTCCATGTGCCTGGGCGCGTGCCGCGGCATCCCCTCGATCGTGCAGCGCCGCGCAACCTGCGTTGCCGCATGCCAACGCGAGGCTAGCGATTCTTTCATCGTGATGGACTACGTCGGGCACCTCAACCTACGTGGCTACATGCAGCGCCGGGTCCGTCGTCGTAGGCCCTTCTCCGAGGACGAGGTGCGTCGGATTATGAAGCAGCTCGTGGAGGGGGTGACGGCCGTGCACGCCGTGGGCGTCCTGCACCTCAACATCAAGCCGGAGAACGTGCTCCTCGACGACGGCACCGAGGACAGGAAGCAGAAGCCCAAGAAGGGGCCCGTCGAAGCCGATGTTAGCGGCGAGCTCAAGGAGGACCGCATAGTCTACAAGATCGGCGGTTTCGGGATGTCCATGAAAGGACGGAGCAAAAGACAGCCGGAGGTGACTATCCTGACACCGTACAGCGCACCGGAGCTCCTCCTGCACTCTTGCCAGTACGACGATCGCGTGGACACGTGGGGGCTTGGATGCATAATGGCCGACCTCCTCTCGGACACCGGCGTCTCCACATTCGATGGTGAGTCGGACATAGACATCATGGCTAAAGTGTTTGGCATCGTCGGCACAGAGGGGATCAAGGACTGGTCTGGATACTCAGGGGTAGCGTCAGGCCAAAAATCGAAGCTGCCTGGTGGCAGAGGCATCAGTCGCCTTCGACACAAGTTTCCCAGTCGCAAGTTGTCGGCAGCCGGCTTCGAGGTGCTCAGCGGGATATTGGAGAGCAACCCGGAGAAGCGGCTTACTGCAGCAGAGGCGCTCCAGAAGCCTTGGTTCCATAACTGCCGACGCGGCTTTGCCGGTTTCTTCAAGTCATGCGTGGTTAGAGTCCTACCAGAGAAATAG